From Watersipora subatra chromosome 8, tzWatSuba1.1, whole genome shotgun sequence, a single genomic window includes:
- the LOC137402126 gene encoding uncharacterized protein isoform X1, whose product MNNDEFLSDTSMRTSMHSPEMPIDHSQQNSEMANELNLAGALSPPSANKSLELQKMFNISKPIENDIGGNSSSPISKSFDNAISSKSPRGRNYARKSCKPIKNINLLTIRGKEKGKRKFIPSHSLSKKAALKYRQAYQTKGEATRSFDYNIHKFTDNSLAKKSFGLCIKSQKGGGRGRKRKLHFKSKCRVTENSHKILSPNQYPYADPSEFSSLDFSRVPIVDIEKLPNQSSSHKSSMISQEAIEYDSLRTDDACVGNEDQMSSTDSVTVETYDTSPIAVDLSTNSESFAGTPSADVKKKNHSVGNFPAAGAKGLSEDTEDVMPGQVLDGGTVEQANADHGNEKDVIIRSEDAKFFGDFLEITSRDFTKLEASVGPKDVPAGCSYGRLQRTQQS is encoded by the exons ATGAATAATGATGAGTTTTTATCTGATACATCCATGCGTACTTCTATGCATTCTCCAGAAATGCCTATCGACCATTCACAGCAAAACTCTGAAATGGCTAACGAGTTGAACCTCGCTGGAGCTCTTTCACCCCCTTCTGCCAATAAAAGTTTAGAACTTCAAAAGATGTTTAACATTAGTAAGCCAATAGAGAACGATATTGGGGGTAATAGCAGTTCCCCGATTAGTAAGAGCTTTGACAATGCGATCTCTAGTAAATCTCCCAGAGGTCGGAATTATGCCAGAAAGAGCTGTAAGCCCATAAAGAATATTAACCTTTTAACTATTAGAGGCAAAGAAAAAGGTAAACGAAAGTTCATTCCATCTCACTCGCTGTCAAAGAAAGCTGCCTTAAAGTATAGACAAGCTTACCAAACAAAAGGAGAGGCAACTCGATCATTTGATTACAATATTCACAAGTTTACAGACAACAGTCTAGCAAAAAAGAGTTTTGGACTCTGTATAAAAAGTCAAAAAGGTGGTGGGCGGGGCCGAAAACGCAAACTGCATTTTAAATCGAAGTGTAGAGTAACTGAAAATTCTCACAAGATCTTGTCTCCAAATCAATACCCTTATGCAGATCCAAGCGAGTTCTCTTCATTGGATTTTAGTCGTGTTCCTATCGTAGACATAGAAAAGCTTCCTAATCAGAGCTCAAGTCACAAGAGTTCTATGATTTCTCAGGAAGCCATAGAATATGACAGTTTGAGGACAGATGATGCCTGTGTTGGCAATGAGGACCAAATGAGTTCAACAGATTCGGTTACTGTGGAAACCTATGATACTAGTCCTATAGCGGTCGACCTAAGTACTAACAGTGAATCATTTGCAGGTACACCTTCAGCTGATGTTAAAAAAAAGAATCATTCCGTCGGGAACTTTCCTGCAG CTGGTGCAAAGGGTCTGTCAGAAGATACAGAAGACGTCATGCCAGGGCAGGTGCTTGATGGCGGCACAGTGGAACAGGCTAATGCTGATCATGGGAATGAAAAAGATGTTATCATTCGTTCCGAAGATGCAAAATTTTTTGGAGACTTTTTAGAGATTACCTCACGTGACTTCACTAAACTCGAGGCATCAGTTGGTCCAAAAGATGT GCCAGCCGGTTGCTCATATGGACGACTTCAGAGGACTCAGCAGAGTTAA